One Glutamicibacter mishrai genomic window carries:
- a CDS encoding DUF3019 domain-containing protein, with protein MSWRNPEKRNGPSARVRSTSGVHLSPKRCIISREGQFCTKTLKVSWLSIRKPSFVVVVSIQRISSSCTPTNQQENHHEDRSLRSHRHGRH; from the coding sequence ATGAGCTGGCGTAACCCGGAGAAACGTAACGGCCCGTCAGCTAGGGTCAGAAGCACCAGCGGTGTCCATTTATCCCCTAAGCGCTGCATAATTTCACGTGAAGGACAGTTTTGCACGAAGACGTTGAAAGTCTCATGGCTATCCATTAGGAAACCTAGTTTCGTTGTAGTAGTCAGTATCCAAAGGATATCATCGTCCTGTACGCCCACCAATCAACAGGAGAATCACCATGAAGATCGCAGTTTACGGAGCCACCGGCATGGTCGGCACTGA
- a CDS encoding NAD(P)-dependent oxidoreductase, whose protein sequence is MKIAVYGATGMVGTEVVAEAISRGHEVTSVTRSGTEVAGTTAVKAELNDAATYRDLGKNNDVIVISVPPSRTGGDHQEYLDAFEEITETLTPARLIVIGGAGATEVNGVRLLDAPGFPDAYRAEAETAAAVYDMFTSVSGITWTVVAPAPEIAPGRRTGSYTQGTDSPAGDFVSSQDFAVAILDEIETPAHENRRLTVASEK, encoded by the coding sequence ATGAAGATCGCAGTTTACGGAGCCACCGGCATGGTCGGCACTGAAGTTGTTGCAGAAGCCATTTCCCGCGGACACGAAGTCACTTCGGTAACCCGTTCGGGCACCGAGGTCGCCGGCACCACGGCCGTCAAAGCCGAACTGAATGACGCCGCGACCTACCGCGACCTGGGCAAGAACAATGACGTCATCGTCATCTCCGTTCCACCATCGCGCACCGGTGGCGACCACCAGGAATACCTGGACGCCTTCGAAGAGATCACCGAAACCCTCACCCCTGCCCGCCTGATCGTTATCGGCGGCGCCGGCGCTACCGAAGTCAACGGCGTTCGCCTGCTCGACGCCCCTGGCTTCCCAGATGCGTACCGCGCGGAAGCTGAAACCGCTGCGGCCGTCTACGACATGTTCACCTCGGTCTCCGGAATCACCTGGACCGTCGTCGCACCGGCACCGGAGATTGCACCGGGCCGCCGCACCGGAAGCTACACCCAGGGCACCGATTCGCCAGCCGGCGACTTCGTTTCCAGCCAGGACTTCGCCGTAGCGATCCTCGACGAAATCGAGACCCCGGCCCACGAAAACCGTCGCCTGACTGTAGCCAGCGAAAAGTAG